One window of Verrucomicrobiia bacterium genomic DNA carries:
- the pabC gene encoding aminodeoxychorismate lyase, giving the protein MIIFLNGEFVPEAEAKVSVSDRSFLYGDGLFETMRVHNGKVFRWAHHWERLSLGAGALKMAIPFVSTALLSQAEELIQRNGMREGVLRLHLSRGVGTRGYSPRGADKPVLILTTHPVTNDFKVPPRWQLATSSHRLPIGSPLTQYKHANRLLHVLAKQEAQEQGADEAMLLNTAGEVVEAASANLFFIQANHICTPPLVSGALGGVTRSLVFELCRELDFDCQERSVFPEQLRECRGIFLTLSTLGIVEATHLDGFALPTSSLVKALQDVYREVLERETRS; this is encoded by the coding sequence ATGATTATTTTTCTCAATGGCGAGTTTGTGCCGGAAGCGGAGGCGAAAGTCTCGGTGTCCGACCGCAGCTTTCTCTACGGTGACGGGTTGTTCGAGACGATGCGCGTGCACAACGGGAAGGTGTTCCGCTGGGCACATCACTGGGAGAGATTGTCACTAGGTGCTGGGGCATTGAAGATGGCGATTCCTTTTGTCTCCACAGCGTTGCTGTCCCAAGCGGAAGAGCTGATCCAGCGGAATGGAATGAGGGAAGGCGTGTTGCGCTTGCATCTTTCACGTGGGGTGGGCACACGCGGTTACTCTCCCAGAGGCGCGGACAAGCCGGTGTTAATCCTCACCACGCATCCGGTGACGAATGATTTCAAAGTGCCGCCACGCTGGCAGTTGGCCACATCATCGCATCGGCTGCCGATTGGAAGTCCGCTGACGCAATACAAGCATGCGAACCGTCTGCTTCACGTGCTGGCCAAGCAGGAGGCGCAAGAGCAGGGGGCGGACGAAGCAATGCTGCTGAACACTGCTGGCGAAGTCGTGGAAGCTGCGAGTGCAAACCTCTTTTTTATCCAAGCAAATCACATCTGCACGCCGCCGCTGGTGAGTGGTGCATTAGGCGGAGTGACGCGATCCCTGGTCTTTGAACTCTGTCGCGAACTGGATTTCGACTGTCAGGAGCGAAGTGTCTTCCCTGAGCAATTACGAGAGTGCCGTGGCATATTTCTTACTCTGAGTACGCTGGGCATCGTGGAAGCCACGCATCTGGACGGATTTGCCCTGCCGACCTCATCGCTCGTAAAAGCTTTGCAGGACGTGTATCGCGAAGTGTTAGAGCGGGAGACGAGATCGTAG
- the aroQ gene encoding type II 3-dehydroquinate dehydratase, which yields MKLLVLNGPNLNLLGQREPEVYGRTTLADIEQAVRDLAGKHGATVDFRQSNLEGELVTWIQQAKGTADVILLNAGAYTHTSVALRDAISAVGIPTIEIHLSNIHAREEFRHKSLIAAVCKGQICGFGATSYLLGVHASLSLTPKK from the coding sequence ATGAAACTGCTCGTGCTTAACGGACCCAATTTGAATCTCCTCGGCCAGAGGGAACCGGAGGTCTATGGCCGCACGACGCTCGCAGACATTGAACAAGCAGTACGGGATTTGGCCGGAAAACACGGGGCAACAGTGGACTTTCGCCAGAGCAATCTGGAAGGTGAACTGGTTACTTGGATTCAGCAGGCCAAAGGCACAGCGGATGTGATTCTCCTCAATGCCGGAGCCTACACACACACTAGCGTGGCTTTGCGTGACGCCATTTCCGCCGTGGGTATACCCACGATCGAGATACATCTTTCCAATATCCATGCCCGTGAAGAATTCCGTCACAAATCACTCATTGCAGCGGTCTGCAAGGGACAGATTTGCGGTTTCGGAGCGACTTCATACCTCCTCGGAGTGCATGCCTCGCTATCGTTAACGCCTAAAAAATAA
- a CDS encoding alcohol dehydrogenase catalytic domain-containing protein, protein MTDKLPKTMRAVVYRGVKDLRVEEVPVPSIGANEILVKVAVCGVCPTDIKKIHYGTVPPPRIFGHETAGTIVKAGASVRGLKVGDRVALHHHVPCLKCHACRHQAFAQCPQYKRTGITAGFEPAGGGYAEYVRVMSFCLPGVVKIPAKNTFEEGAMLEPVNTVLKGVKRLNLLKGDAVLVAGQGPIGLMFTRLLALRGINVVATDLLDTRLKLAKKLGAKLAIRGDAADMANQVAKLTKSRGLDAAVIATPVDAVLKQAMGLLRGAGQVLLFAHTKRGALTDIDLSTVCVDEKDLIGSYSSDVTLQPEVAKLVFSRKLDVRGLITHRYPLAQTAEAVELAAKPTPESLKVVVTQL, encoded by the coding sequence GTGACTGACAAATTGCCGAAGACGATGCGCGCCGTAGTCTATCGCGGAGTGAAAGACCTCCGGGTGGAAGAAGTCCCCGTGCCCAGCATCGGCGCGAATGAGATTCTCGTGAAGGTCGCCGTCTGCGGTGTCTGCCCCACGGACATCAAGAAGATCCATTACGGCACCGTACCGCCGCCGCGCATCTTCGGTCATGAGACGGCAGGGACCATTGTGAAAGCAGGCGCAAGCGTGCGCGGCCTGAAGGTCGGCGACCGGGTAGCTTTGCATCATCATGTGCCATGCTTGAAATGCCATGCCTGCCGTCATCAAGCCTTTGCGCAATGCCCGCAATACAAACGCACCGGCATCACCGCCGGTTTCGAACCCGCTGGCGGCGGCTACGCCGAATACGTCCGTGTGATGTCCTTCTGCCTGCCGGGTGTCGTGAAGATTCCAGCGAAGAATACTTTCGAAGAAGGCGCGATGCTGGAACCCGTGAACACTGTGCTGAAAGGTGTGAAACGCCTGAACCTCTTGAAAGGTGATGCCGTGCTCGTCGCCGGGCAAGGTCCCATCGGCCTTATGTTCACCCGCCTCCTCGCCTTGCGCGGTATCAATGTCGTAGCCACCGATCTGCTGGATACTCGTCTGAAGCTCGCTAAAAAACTCGGTGCCAAACTGGCCATCCGTGGAGATGCCGCTGACATGGCTAATCAAGTGGCCAAGCTCACCAAATCACGTGGCCTAGATGCCGCCGTCATTGCTACTCCGGTGGATGCCGTCCTGAAACAAGCCATGGGATTACTGCGCGGTGCCGGCCAGGTTCTTTTGTTCGCGCACACCAAGCGAGGCGCGCTTACGGACATTGATCTCTCAACGGTTTGCGTGGATGAAAAGGATTTGATCGGCAGCTATTCCTCCGATGTGACTCTGCAACCAGAAGTGGCCAAGCTGGTGTTCTCGCGCAAGCTGGATGTGCGTGGTTTGATCACGCACCGCTATCCATTGGCACAAACTGCAGAAGCAGTGGAACTGGCAGCTAAGCCAACGCCGGAGTCATTGAAGGTAGTGGTAACGCAACTCTGA
- a CDS encoding adenylate/guanylate cyclase domain-containing protein, which yields MSQKIPSYRGHILVVDDDRLNRQLLGDCLGREGYSFEQAENGFIALQHIGTSDFDVILLDIDMPEMNGIEVLHTLKSDLQLRHLPVIVISASSEMDRALQCIEIGADDYLPKPFNPLLLRTRLNAALQRKRWHDQEQSYLQQLEGERAKSDALLLNVLPVSIADRLKNGENTIADSFPEATVLFADIVGFTNLSTVVSPSEIVFLLNEIFSAFDQLAAQLGLEKIKTIGDCYMVVGGLPEPKADHAEAIATMALAMLQTIQKLNTDYKTSLRLRIGINTGPVVAGVIGRSKFIYDLWGDAVNTASRMESHGQPDRIQVSASTCEQVKQKFVTEPRGEIEVKGKGKMQTWWLISHKNPTDR from the coding sequence ATGAGCCAGAAAATCCCCTCTTATCGGGGACATATTCTCGTCGTAGACGACGACCGGCTAAACCGCCAACTGCTCGGTGATTGTCTGGGTCGTGAAGGATACAGCTTCGAGCAAGCTGAGAATGGCTTCATTGCTCTTCAACATATCGGCACCTCGGACTTTGATGTGATCCTGCTGGACATCGACATGCCGGAGATGAACGGCATCGAAGTCCTGCACACCTTGAAAAGTGACCTCCAATTGCGTCACCTGCCGGTGATCGTCATATCTGCCTCCTCCGAGATGGACCGGGCGCTGCAATGCATCGAGATCGGCGCGGATGATTATCTTCCGAAACCCTTCAATCCACTGCTCCTCCGCACGCGCCTGAACGCTGCGCTCCAGCGCAAACGCTGGCACGACCAGGAACAATCTTACCTGCAGCAATTGGAGGGAGAACGCGCCAAGTCAGATGCACTGCTGCTAAATGTATTGCCTGTCTCCATCGCCGACCGCCTGAAAAATGGCGAAAACACGATTGCGGACAGCTTTCCGGAAGCCACTGTTCTTTTTGCAGACATCGTTGGTTTCACCAACCTGTCCACTGTCGTCTCACCGAGTGAGATCGTTTTTTTGCTGAACGAGATTTTCAGCGCCTTCGATCAATTGGCTGCACAACTCGGGCTGGAAAAGATCAAAACCATTGGTGATTGCTATATGGTCGTCGGAGGTTTGCCCGAACCCAAGGCTGATCACGCCGAAGCCATCGCCACGATGGCTCTGGCCATGCTGCAAACCATCCAAAAGCTGAACACAGATTATAAAACCTCACTTCGCTTGCGCATTGGCATCAATACCGGTCCCGTCGTAGCTGGTGTCATTGGACGGAGTAAATTCATCTACGATCTCTGGGGAGATGCGGTGAACACCGCGAGCAGAATGGAATCCCACGGACAGCCAGACCGCATCCAGGTTTCCGCCAGCACCTGCGAGCAAGTTAAACAAAAGTTCGTCACGGAACCCAGAGGGGAAATTGAGGTGAAAGGAAAAGGTAAAATGCAAACTTGGTGGCTGATCAGCCATAAAAATCCAACAGACCGTTGA
- a CDS encoding O-antigen ligase family protein, translated as MSTKPNQSAGMAGEWNQRLALVAGLLAALCFLKFGVPVVLPQAHTTPDVLNEWVSDQWPLPIGYLVLGAVLVYGFLYSRVPRDIPRWLLWAPVAWLGWQVLSTLTSRSSGTATTVLLHFGGLVGCYYLGLLALSQIRDGRKFWIPVGIALLIVLGKGFGQQYGGMTSTAEFIESNEATGWTNLPPDELNDLIKNNVVVKTNDTYSVVPEVLKRVRGGRISGTLVYANALAGIILLSLPAILVTIWNISEKLPKIGRMVLFGTFFYMGAACLVWSGSKAGWLVAMAMGLAWVLAQPLPRQWKIGILALVLIGGAGGFWFKYSEKLKNPTSVAARFDYWSAALKLTAERPILGHGPGTFGSGYTRIKKPESEPTKLVHNDYLEQACDSGLPGFAFFLAWIGGCMCLVWKKAMNPGANALIQAMALGLIGWALQSFVEFGLYVPAIAWTAMLMLGWLTGLSPVQSASTGSKP; from the coding sequence ATGAGCACGAAGCCGAATCAGAGCGCCGGAATGGCAGGTGAATGGAACCAAAGACTGGCCTTGGTGGCCGGATTGCTGGCCGCCCTGTGCTTCTTGAAGTTCGGCGTCCCCGTAGTATTACCCCAGGCACATACTACACCCGATGTGCTGAACGAATGGGTGTCAGACCAATGGCCTTTGCCTATCGGATACCTCGTCTTGGGCGCAGTACTGGTTTACGGCTTTCTCTATTCGCGAGTGCCCCGTGACATACCCAGATGGTTGCTCTGGGCTCCAGTGGCGTGGCTGGGATGGCAGGTATTGTCCACCCTCACCTCCCGTTCTTCCGGCACAGCCACCACGGTTTTGCTCCATTTTGGAGGGCTGGTCGGTTGTTACTACCTGGGGTTGCTGGCATTGAGCCAGATAAGAGACGGCAGAAAATTTTGGATCCCCGTGGGCATCGCCCTGCTCATCGTACTGGGAAAAGGGTTCGGCCAGCAATACGGAGGCATGACTTCGACAGCGGAATTCATCGAGAGCAATGAAGCCACCGGCTGGACCAATCTGCCGCCCGACGAACTGAACGACTTGATAAAAAACAACGTCGTGGTGAAGACGAACGACACTTATTCCGTGGTGCCTGAGGTTCTTAAACGCGTGCGGGGCGGGCGCATCTCCGGAACCTTGGTCTATGCCAATGCTCTGGCGGGTATCATCCTTCTGTCACTCCCGGCCATCCTTGTCACCATCTGGAACATCTCGGAGAAACTGCCGAAAATAGGGCGAATGGTCTTATTTGGGACGTTCTTCTACATGGGGGCAGCCTGTCTGGTATGGTCGGGATCGAAAGCCGGCTGGCTGGTGGCCATGGCCATGGGATTGGCATGGGTGCTCGCCCAACCGTTGCCCAGACAATGGAAGATCGGGATTTTGGCTCTAGTTTTGATAGGCGGCGCAGGTGGCTTTTGGTTCAAATACTCCGAAAAACTCAAAAACCCCACCAGCGTCGCTGCCCGGTTCGATTACTGGTCAGCCGCCTTGAAATTGACTGCGGAGAGGCCGATTTTAGGCCATGGACCAGGAACTTTCGGCAGCGGTTATACCCGGATTAAAAAACCGGAATCAGAGCCCACCAAGCTGGTGCATAATGATTATCTCGAACAGGCGTGCGATTCCGGCCTGCCAGGGTTTGCCTTTTTCTTGGCATGGATCGGCGGGTGTATGTGTCTGGTATGGAAAAAGGCGATGAATCCCGGAGCGAATGCCCTGATTCAAGCGATGGCTTTGGGGCTGATCGGGTGGGCGCTGCAATCCTTTGTCGAATTCGGTCTTTACGTTCCAGCGATCGCATGGACGGCCATGCTGATGCTGGGATGGTTGACCGGACTAAGCCCTGTGCAATCGGCATCGACAGGCAGCAAGCCCTAA
- the pabB gene encoding aminodeoxychorismate synthase component I: MRPLITEITTQHTPASLAASLCHEPGVVLLRSGMPDSSQSRYSFVTAKPFLTFRSYGSRCELRSQNGLQEVFGNPWHTLDSLMSRYELLDELDLPFPVGGCFGYWGYDLKNFVEPKLTRNAVNDLELPDCHVGFYDSVVVFDHRLGKAWLIVTGLNVDGSRSEESANESAIWWQEKLGAASEEQVNPASEKQHLTASVTSCFTREQFIAKVERAQRYIWSGDIYQVNLAQRLSAPLNDTPWNFFERLAEVSPAPFAAYIDCGDFALASSSPELFLRLSGSHITTRPIKGTRPRAHDPVRDAQLTYELQTSPKEMAELVMITDLLRNDLGRVCEYGSVQVPELVRLERYAQVQHLVSTVEGRLREDVTHFAAFASCFPGGSITGAPKIRAMEIIDELENVARGPYTGCIGYLGFNRESQLNITIRTAVCQGDKVHFHVGAGIVADSIPAAEYDETLAKAGGFLTALQLQAQSEYRPATTSAS, from the coding sequence ATGCGTCCGCTCATCACCGAAATCACGACACAGCATACGCCCGCGAGCCTCGCGGCTTCGCTGTGTCATGAGCCGGGTGTGGTGCTTTTGCGGAGCGGCATGCCGGATTCATCGCAATCACGCTATTCCTTCGTCACTGCGAAACCATTTCTGACTTTCCGTTCCTACGGTTCCCGCTGTGAACTGCGTTCGCAGAATGGTTTGCAAGAAGTCTTCGGCAATCCGTGGCATACGCTGGATTCGCTGATGTCGCGCTACGAGCTGCTGGATGAACTCGATCTTCCTTTTCCTGTCGGTGGTTGCTTTGGCTACTGGGGTTATGACCTCAAGAATTTCGTGGAGCCCAAGCTCACCCGCAATGCGGTCAATGATCTGGAGCTGCCCGATTGCCACGTGGGTTTCTACGACAGCGTCGTGGTCTTCGATCATCGTCTCGGCAAGGCCTGGCTCATTGTCACCGGGCTGAATGTGGATGGTTCGCGCAGTGAAGAATCCGCCAATGAATCAGCAATCTGGTGGCAAGAGAAACTGGGGGCGGCATCTGAAGAGCAGGTTAATCCTGCATCTGAAAAACAACATCTAACAGCCAGCGTCACCTCCTGTTTCACCCGCGAACAATTCATCGCGAAAGTGGAGCGTGCGCAACGCTACATCTGGAGCGGGGATATTTATCAGGTGAATCTCGCTCAGCGGCTCAGTGCGCCGCTCAATGATACGCCTTGGAATTTCTTTGAGCGTTTGGCGGAAGTTTCACCCGCACCGTTCGCAGCGTATATCGACTGCGGCGATTTCGCCCTGGCCTCTTCTTCGCCTGAATTGTTTTTGCGCCTGAGCGGTTCGCACATCACCACGCGTCCTATCAAAGGCACACGCCCGCGTGCGCACGATCCGGTGCGTGATGCTCAGCTTACTTACGAGCTGCAGACCAGTCCGAAGGAAATGGCGGAACTGGTGATGATCACGGACCTTTTGCGCAACGATCTTGGGCGCGTGTGCGAATACGGCTCCGTGCAAGTGCCTGAACTCGTTCGATTGGAGCGCTACGCGCAAGTGCAACATCTCGTCTCTACGGTGGAAGGGCGCTTGCGCGAGGATGTCACACACTTCGCGGCGTTCGCCTCGTGCTTTCCAGGCGGCAGTATCACCGGTGCGCCGAAGATCCGCGCGATGGAGATCATCGATGAACTGGAGAATGTCGCACGTGGACCTTACACGGGCTGCATCGGCTATCTGGGATTCAATCGCGAAAGCCAGTTGAACATCACCATCCGCACGGCAGTGTGCCAAGGGGACAAGGTTCACTTCCATGTGGGAGCGGGCATTGTAGCGGATTCCATCCCCGCAGCGGAGTATGATGAGACACTGGCGAAGGCGGGTGGGTTTCTCACCGCATTGCAGCTTCAGGCGCAATCGGAGTATCGTCCCGCCACTACGAGCGCATCATGA
- the accB gene encoding acetyl-CoA carboxylase biotin carboxyl carrier protein yields the protein MDLKDIKAVIDLMKKNAISEFELEKQEFKIKLKRGGNVGPVMAAYDEQPQVLISGAPVAALPAPTTAAPAAASNDADIKSPMIGTFYRAPSPESAHYVEVGTEVNPDSVVCIIEAMKVMNEIKAEARGVITQICVDNAKPVEFGQPLFKIRPL from the coding sequence GTGGATTTGAAGGATATCAAGGCGGTCATCGATTTGATGAAGAAAAACGCCATCTCGGAGTTTGAGTTAGAAAAACAAGAATTTAAGATAAAGCTGAAGCGCGGCGGCAATGTTGGCCCCGTCATGGCAGCTTACGACGAACAACCGCAGGTTCTCATCTCGGGCGCCCCCGTAGCTGCCCTGCCTGCACCAACCACTGCCGCTCCGGCAGCGGCATCGAACGATGCCGATATCAAGTCCCCCATGATCGGTACGTTCTACCGAGCCCCATCGCCTGAGTCCGCCCACTATGTGGAAGTGGGCACTGAAGTGAACCCGGATTCCGTGGTTTGCATCATTGAGGCCATGAAGGTCATGAATGAAATCAAGGCTGAGGCGCGCGGCGTCATCACCCAGATTTGCGTGGATAACGCCAAACCTGTTGAGTTTGGTCAACCGCTGTTCAAGATTCGTCCGCTGTAA
- a CDS encoding TIGR00730 family Rossman fold protein, whose amino-acid sequence MHHHQHSSGSHLQEDPWRVFRIMAEFVESFDTMSKVGPAVTVFGSARTKPADQYYKASVALGKALAKHHIAVITGGGPGIMEAANKGAYQGKGKSVGLNIKLPHEQSGNPYANVPIDFHYFFARKVCFVKYSMGFVFMPGGFGTLDEFFEVATLVQTQKISRFPLILYGTDYWGGLIKWMRTTLEGRRLISPGDIELTNLTDNVDEAVNIILDYRRRVGPPEDVPPAFK is encoded by the coding sequence ATGCACCATCATCAGCATTCGAGCGGTTCGCATTTGCAGGAGGATCCCTGGCGCGTCTTTCGCATCATGGCGGAGTTCGTGGAGTCCTTTGATACCATGTCGAAGGTCGGTCCTGCGGTGACGGTTTTCGGTTCCGCGCGCACGAAGCCTGCGGACCAGTATTACAAGGCTTCCGTCGCCCTCGGCAAGGCGCTGGCCAAACACCACATAGCGGTCATCACAGGTGGCGGTCCTGGCATCATGGAGGCGGCGAACAAAGGCGCCTATCAGGGCAAAGGCAAGTCCGTGGGGTTAAACATCAAGCTGCCTCACGAACAGAGCGGCAACCCTTACGCGAATGTGCCCATCGATTTTCATTACTTCTTCGCGCGTAAAGTCTGCTTCGTGAAATACAGCATGGGCTTTGTGTTCATGCCCGGCGGCTTCGGTACGCTGGATGAGTTTTTCGAGGTTGCGACCCTGGTGCAGACGCAAAAGATTTCCCGCTTTCCGCTGATCCTTTATGGCACGGATTACTGGGGCGGTTTGATCAAGTGGATGCGCACCACGCTTGAAGGCCGCCGTCTCATCAGCCCGGGTGACATCGAACTGACCAACCTCACGGATAACGTGGATGAAGCCGTAAACATCATCCTGGATTACCGTCGTCGCGTAGGTCCGCCGGAAGACGTGCCGCCAGCCTTCAAGTAA
- the accC gene encoding acetyl-CoA carboxylase biotin carboxylase subunit gives MFEKILVANRGEIAVRIIRACKELNVRTVAVYSEADASSMHVQMADEAICIGKGPSNESYLKIDRLISAAEIADVDAIHPGYGFLSENAHFADVCESCNIRFIGPSSRAMNALEDKAVSRNLAKKAGVPTPPGSEGLVINEQEALSVAKRIGYPVMIKAIAGGGGRGMRVAHNDISLVKGYHTARMEAEKAFGNSGVYIEKFIENPHHIEFQILGDNRGHIIHLNERDCSIQRRNQKIIEETPSPLIENKFKDLRKKMGKAAVRIAEVANYTNAGTVEFIVDDKGNFYFLEVNKRIQVEHPITEEVTGIDLVKYQIMIAMGEPLRHSQSDIQLKGSAIECRINAEDPFDDFRPSPGRIEMYYAPGGRGVRVDSHAYAGYSIPPHYDSMIGKLITYGKDRREAMDLMSRALSEYMITGIKTTIPFEQAILQDPNFRRGVYSTHFVAELLGGGRRELIEEKA, from the coding sequence ATGTTTGAGAAGATTCTTGTCGCGAATCGCGGAGAGATTGCCGTTCGTATCATCCGCGCCTGCAAAGAACTGAATGTCCGCACGGTAGCCGTATATTCCGAGGCAGATGCCAGTTCCATGCACGTTCAGATGGCCGACGAGGCTATCTGTATCGGTAAAGGTCCCAGCAATGAGAGCTATCTGAAGATAGATCGGCTCATTAGTGCTGCGGAAATCGCTGATGTAGACGCTATCCATCCAGGTTACGGCTTCCTTTCCGAGAACGCCCACTTCGCTGATGTCTGCGAAAGCTGCAACATCCGCTTCATCGGGCCGAGCTCACGGGCGATGAATGCCCTCGAAGACAAGGCCGTTAGCCGTAACCTTGCCAAAAAGGCCGGTGTCCCTACCCCTCCTGGTTCCGAAGGCTTGGTCATCAATGAACAGGAAGCATTGTCGGTAGCCAAGCGCATCGGTTACCCCGTCATGATCAAGGCTATCGCCGGTGGCGGTGGTCGCGGCATGCGCGTGGCCCATAACGACATCAGCTTGGTGAAGGGCTATCACACCGCCCGCATGGAAGCTGAGAAGGCTTTCGGCAACTCCGGCGTCTACATCGAGAAGTTCATTGAAAACCCGCACCATATCGAGTTCCAGATCTTGGGCGATAACCGCGGGCATATCATCCATTTGAACGAGCGCGATTGCTCCATCCAGCGCCGCAATCAAAAAATCATCGAGGAAACCCCCTCCCCGCTGATCGAGAACAAGTTCAAGGATCTCCGCAAGAAGATGGGCAAGGCGGCCGTCCGTATCGCCGAGGTGGCGAACTATACGAACGCCGGCACCGTCGAGTTCATCGTGGATGACAAGGGTAACTTCTACTTCTTGGAAGTGAACAAACGCATCCAGGTGGAGCACCCGATCACTGAAGAGGTCACGGGCATCGACTTGGTGAAATACCAGATCATGATCGCGATGGGTGAACCCTTGCGTCATTCCCAGAGCGATATCCAGTTGAAGGGCAGCGCCATCGAGTGCCGCATCAACGCGGAAGATCCGTTTGATGATTTCCGCCCGTCACCGGGTCGTATCGAGATGTATTACGCTCCTGGCGGTCGTGGTGTGCGTGTGGACAGCCATGCGTACGCAGGCTATTCCATTCCGCCGCATTATGACTCCATGATCGGCAAGCTCATCACCTACGGCAAGGACCGTCGTGAAGCCATGGACCTCATGAGTCGCGCGCTCAGCGAATACATGATCACGGGCATCAAGACCACGATTCCGTTCGAGCAGGCCATCCTGCAGGATCCGAATTTCCGCCGTGGTGTTTACTCCACGCACTTCGTTGCTGAACTGCTGGGTGGTGGGCGGCGTGAACTGATCGAGGAAAAGGCATAA
- a CDS encoding pitrilysin family protein, giving the protein MYELTKLENGFTIATATMPHMAGVSAGLWVGVGGRYENAPLNGVCHFIEHMLFKGTKRRNAKQISQAVEGVGGYLNAFTSEEQTCFYARAPHDKLGNLLDVLFDMVLHSRFDTVEIDKERSVIKEEVAMYLDQPSSHVMELLNETLWPEHPLGRPLTGTLETLDGLRREELVAYLQSHYVAPGSLLTVAGRIKHKEVVELAKKLSKTFAKGRRATFQPVSPIQKEPRIKLFTKDIEQTHLALGLRSCSRHDERRFALRLLNVILGENMSSRLFQVVREEHGLAYSIQSGQNSFDDTGALIVTAGVDTEKTKPAIKLIAQELKRIREKLVSATELREARDYLLGQMDLSLESTENQMMWLGEQLLSYGRITKPEETKRRLAEVKPSDIRAVAREFFQPERMSLAMVSPMKSDRGLKELLVA; this is encoded by the coding sequence ATGTACGAGCTTACCAAGCTGGAGAACGGGTTCACCATCGCCACTGCCACCATGCCCCACATGGCTGGCGTGAGCGCGGGATTATGGGTGGGCGTGGGTGGCCGTTATGAAAATGCTCCGCTGAACGGCGTGTGCCATTTCATCGAGCACATGCTTTTCAAAGGCACGAAACGCCGGAACGCCAAGCAGATCTCGCAAGCGGTGGAAGGTGTGGGCGGGTATCTGAACGCCTTCACCAGCGAGGAGCAGACGTGCTTCTACGCGCGGGCGCCGCATGACAAGCTCGGCAACTTGCTCGATGTCTTGTTCGACATGGTGCTGCACTCGCGCTTCGACACGGTGGAGATCGACAAGGAGCGGAGTGTCATCAAAGAAGAGGTGGCGATGTACCTCGACCAGCCCTCCTCCCACGTGATGGAGCTGCTGAATGAAACTCTCTGGCCGGAGCATCCGCTGGGGCGTCCGCTCACGGGCACCTTGGAAACATTGGATGGGTTGCGGCGCGAAGAGCTCGTCGCCTATCTGCAATCACACTACGTCGCTCCGGGTTCGTTGCTGACGGTAGCTGGTCGTATCAAGCACAAGGAAGTCGTGGAGTTGGCGAAGAAGCTCTCCAAGACTTTCGCCAAAGGCAGACGCGCCACATTCCAGCCGGTGAGTCCTATCCAGAAGGAACCGCGCATCAAGCTGTTCACGAAAGACATCGAGCAGACGCATCTCGCGCTCGGCTTGCGCTCCTGTTCGCGGCATGACGAGCGACGCTTTGCGCTACGTCTCCTGAATGTGATTTTGGGCGAGAACATGAGCTCGCGCCTGTTCCAAGTGGTGCGTGAGGAGCATGGCCTCGCTTACTCGATCCAGAGCGGACAGAACTCATTTGATGACACCGGCGCACTTATCGTCACCGCCGGTGTGGATACGGAAAAGACCAAGCCAGCCATCAAACTCATCGCGCAAGAGCTGAAACGCATTCGCGAGAAACTAGTGAGCGCGACGGAATTGCGCGAAGCCCGCGATTATCTGCTCGGCCAGATGGATCTCAGCCTGGAAAGCACGGAGAACCAGATGATGTGGCTGGGCGAACAATTGTTGAGCTATGGTCGCATCACCAAGCCGGAGGAGACAAAGCGTCGTCTGGCAGAAGTGAAGCCCTCGGATATCCGCGCCGTTGCCCGTGAATTCTTCCAGCCGGAACGCATGAGCCTCGCGATGGTGAGCCCGATGAAGAGTGATCGCGGGCTGAAGGAATTGTTGGTGGCTTGA